Genomic segment of Candidatus Hydrogenedentota bacterium:
AGCGATATAAAGTTTTAGTTTTGCGCAGACTCATTTACAAAAGAAATAGCATCTCCCTGTAAGTATCGGTCAATGGCTGCGGCAGCCGTCCGCGCCTGTCCCATGGCGCTGATTACGGTAGCGGCTCCGGAAACGATATCTCCTGCGGCAAATACGCCTTTAACGGAGGTGGCCATGGTCTCTTCATCGACCACAATGGTTCCCCATTTCGAGAGGGCAAGCTCAGGCATAGATCTCGGGATTAAGGGATTAGGATTATTGCCAATGGCAATAACAACGGTATCCACATCAATGACAAATTCCGAATCTTTGACGGGTACCGGGCGTCGGCGTCCAGATTCGTCGGGTTCACCCAGTTCCATTTGTATACATTCGATGCCGATGACTCGATGGTTGTCGTCGCCCAAAATCCGCTTGGGATTGGTGAGCAATTTCATTTTGACGCCTTCTTCTTCGGCGTGATGAATTTCTTCTAAGCGGGCGGGCATCTGCTCCCTCGCGCGCCGGTAGACAATATGGACGTCTCCGCCGAGCCGCAACGCTGTGCGTGCTGAGTCCATCGCCACATTACCGCCGCCAACAACAGCGACACGTTTGCGACGAATAGGCGGGGTGTCATATTTTGGGAAAAGGTAGGACTTCATGAGGTTTGATCGGGTCAAATATTCATTGGCGCTGTATACACCGACCAGATTCTCGCCGGGAATGCCCAGGAAGGCGGGCAGCCCGGCTCCTGTTCCGATAAACACGGCATCAAAGCCCTCTTCCTCTAGAAGTTCCGGGATAGAGGCATTTCGCCCTACCACAAAATTCATGACAAAAGAGACGCCCATTGCCTCAAGGAACTGTACCTCTGCTTTTACAATTTCTTTGGGCAAGCGGAACTCAGGGATCCCGTAGACGAGAACGCCGCCCGTTTCTTGAAGGGCTTCAAAGACTGTCACTTCGTGCCCCATGCGCACAAGATCACCTGCTGCAGTCAATCCCGCAGGACCAGCCCCGATAATGGCGACTTTTTTTCCGCTTCTGGGCGGCAACTCGGGAATGGCAACAGTGCCGGAATCTCGTTCATAATCAGCAACAAAACGCTCTAATCGCCCGACAGCAACGGGTTCGCCTTTAATACCCAAAATGCAGAGCCGTTCACACTGCTCTTCTTGGGGACAGACCCTTCCGCAAATAGCGGGCAAGGCATTTTGTATTTTGAGATGCTGTGCCGCCTCGACAAATTTGCCCTCTTGTACCAATACAATGAACCCGGGAATATCCACATGAACGGGACAGCCGTCCACACATTTTGGTTTTTTGCAGTTGAGGCAGCGGCTTGCCTCCAGCATGGCAAGTTCCGGCGTATAGCCATAGGGCACTTCCAGGAAATTTCGCGCACGATCTTCCGGCGCTTGTTCGGGCATAGCCTGCCGGGGCGGGCGCACTTTTTTCGGCTTTGGTTTTGTCAAAGCGTCATCTGCATTTCGAAGGTCTGCCATAATTTAATCTTCCGTTACAGGGGTACTTATGCTTTTCCGCAGCCGCATCCATGACCATGGGCGTGATGGGTGCGTACAACGGGTTCTGTAGATAACAAGGAACCAATCTCCGCTTCGCTGTAGGCGTTGCGTCGATCTTTTAATTCTTCCCAATCTATCTGATGAGCAGAGAAAAAGGGCCCGTCAACACAGGCGAATTTTGTTTCACCATCAACGGTAACACGGCATGCGCCACACATGCCTGTGCCATCCAACATAATTGGATTGAGCGCAGCAAGGACGGGACAGTCAATATCTTTCAATTCAGCAGCTACAGTTTTCATCATAAAGGGACAGCCCACCGCGATAGCGAGATCAACATGGGCGCCCTTCTTCAATCGGCGCAGTAACACGTCAATGGCATGACCTCGCACTCCATTAGAACCGTCGATGGTGGAGGCGATATATTCGTCTGCCACTTGTGCTAATTCATTTTCATAATAATGGAGATAGTGACTTCGTGCTTCGACCATAATCACAACGTGGTTCCCGGCGTCTTTTAATGCTTTGGCAATCGCTATGTGGGCTCCCAGTCCGTAGCATCCTCCTAAAAGCACGACGGTACCGTACTTTTTTATATCCAAGGGGGTGCCCAGGGGGCCGACGATATGGGCGGCTTTATCACCGACCTGCATGAGTGCAAGTTTACGGCTGCTTTGTCCTTTTTCCTGCACAATCAGCGTGATGGTCCCCGCGTCGGCATCCCAATCACAGAGGGTATAAGGAACCCGTTCCGAGGTGGCGTCAGCCATAATAATGGCGAACTGACCTGCCCGCGCTTTTTTCGCCACTACGGGCGCATAAAACACAATCTCGTGATTATTGGGTGAAATTTCTCGTTTAGCAAGAATCTGAAACGCTTCCGGCGGCGTGCCCGGCACAGGGGCAACAACTGCCGCTTCTGTCGTTTCCTGAATTCTTTGTCCTGATGCGGGCAAAGAATCCAGTCCCTTTACGAGAGCGTCAATGGAATGCCCTCTAAAGAAAAGAGCGCGCTTTTTAGGATCAGCGGCGGCGGGCGGAACTGTATTCCTTTTTTCGCAAAGGATGGGCGCTGCCGTTTGCGTCAACTTTGCAACGGTATCATCTGCTACAACATGTTCCGCGCCAAGTTCTTTTGCAAGCGCAATGATAATTTCACAATCTGCTTTGGCTTGTCCCGGCGGTGTTGTTACTTGGAATAAAGGCCGGTATATTTTGTCGCGGTCTGCGATGCTTCCATTCGTTTCTGTGAAGACGGCAGCGGGAAAAACCACTTGAGCCTTGTCTAACATGACAGACGTATAGGCATCTTGGACAAGTACTAATTCCAATCTTTGACATTGCGCGTCTGTTAAAAGGTTTCCGACAGCGATGACGGCTTTACATGCTTCAGGCAAGTCAGCCTTCTCGCTGCCATTTTTGTTGGCATCCAATTCGATATAGTGGGGAGAATCCATGACCTTTTCAGTGAATGCCTTTAAGATGAAGCGATGTTCTTCGGGCAGCTGGGCATCGCAAACCAGCGCAAATGAAGTGCCCTTGTAGGGCATCAATTTTTCTGCGGCATGTGCCAAAGCCGCGTCCCAATTCACTTCGCGCAGGTTTTCACCGACACGAATCTGCGGCACATGGAGCCGTTCGCTATGATTCATAAGCGGCGCTGTTGCAAAACGTCCCAGCACACACAAAGGCTTGTCCTCATCGACAGCACGGACAGATATGGCTTTTTCGTCTACAATGCCAATGTTAAGGGTACATCTTTCATCACAAAGGACACAACTTGTCTGCGCCCATGTTTCGGCTTTGCCAAACCATTTGGCATAACGATCCGCCAAACTTCCTGTGGGGCAAACATCTACGCAGGATCCGCAGAAGCGGCAATCAGCATCTAGAAGGCTGCGGTCAAAAGCTTCGCCGATCCGGGCTACACTGCTCCGCCCCACAAAATCAATAATGGACTTGCCATGTTGATGTTTACAAACGCGCACACAGCGTCCGCAGAGAATACACAAGTTGAGATCACGATCAATAAAGGGATCGGAGCGTTCCAGAGGCCGGAAATGGTACCGGGGCGGCACGGGCAAGGCCGAAAATCCGAGATCCTCAGCCAAGGCGCGCACATCGCAAAGCTCTTTGTTGTTGCAGGTGTGACAGCCGGTAGTACGACCCACCTTCTCGGCGACAGGCCGAAACTCTTCACATTCATCTCTGCGCCCGCACAACAGGCAAGCGCTGGGATGTTCGAGCATCATCAGGCCCAGGATATTTCTACGCAATTCACGAAGCGGTTCCGTGTCGGTACGTACGACCATGTCCTGTGCAACAGGCGTTGTACAGGCTGTGGGATAACCTCGCATCCCCTCAATTTCGACCATGCACATCCTACATGCGCCAAAGGGCGGCAGACTGGGATGGGTGCACAAGTGCGGAATATGAATATCATGTCTCAGCGCACATTCGAGAAGGGTTTCTTTTGCTTCCGCTGTGACCCGTTGTCCATTAATGGTAAGTTCCATGTAAATCCGATCCTGTCTGTTAAACTCAAACACGTCTGGGGAAACGACTATTGATGCTCTTTACAGTAATCGCATCGCAGGCAACGCAAAGCCTGACTTATGGTGTTTTCTTCGGTGAAAATACCCACACCTTCTTCAAAACTATCTTTTTGCTTTTCGACACGAGAACGATCCACGACAAGCCTTGCCGTCGCAACGAAATCGGCATCTTGATCAAAGGGTGTATCTACCAGCGATTGAACGCGCCAGAAGGGGTGGGAAGCTCCTGTCAAGAAATGATCAAGTCCGGCGGCTGCGCGTTCTCCGGAAGCGATAGCCTCAATGATGGAGCGCGCCCCTTGCGCCGCTTCACCACAGGCGAAGAGCCAAGGAATGCTGCTCTGTTGGGATTCCGGATGGACGCGAATAAACCCGCTCACATCCATTTCCAAATCTGGATCGGCCCAAGAGAATTCGGCATTCGGCTGACGCCCCACCGCCACAATGACCAGATCCGCGTTGATCTCGAATTGGCTATCTCCGAGCGCGGCGGGCGCTTGTCTGCCGCTCAGGTCGTATTCATGCAATTCCATGCGCACACAACGAAGACCGGAGACACGCCCGGCTTCGGTATTGACCGCCATCGGTCCGGCAAGGCAGGTGATTGTCACGCCTTCCCGTTCCGCATCATCGATACAGTTTTCATAAGCCGTCATCTCCCTTCGGGTACGCCGATAGAGAAGGGTGACTTCTTCAGCACCGAGCTCTTTGGCAGTCCGTGCGGCATCTAAAGCAGCATTATTACCGCCAATGACCACGACCTTTTTGCCGGCGGGCGCGGTTCCTGTTTGGTTATATTGGGAAAGATAAGCACCGGCGTCGACGACGCCTTCCGTCTCTTCTCCGGGCACCTGGAGTTTATTCGGAATGGATGATCCGCTGCTCACGAGGACCGCTTCCACGCCGGCTTCACGGAGCGCGGATAAACTCAGATTTGTGCCTAGGCGTTGATTGAATTCTACAGTAACGCCGAGATCGCAGATCATTTTTATTTCTTGGTCGACCACTTCGCGGGGCAGGCGAAAGGCCGGAATGGTTTGGGTCAGCATACCGCCCAGCGAATCGGAAGCTTCGTAGAGCACGGGCTTATAGCCTAAGCGCGCGAGAAAATAGGCCGCTGTCAATCCTGCGGGACCGCCGCCGATGATGGCAATCTTACGTTTTGCGTTGGCGTCGTTGGCAATGACGCGCGGCGGCGCCACCTGCATTTCCGTAGTAACCAAATATCGGGAAAGTTCTCCGATGGAAACTGGTTCATCAATGCTTCCCCGTTGACAGCGATTTTCACAAGGCTGATGGCACACATAGGCACAAACAGACGCGAAGGGATTACGCTCCCGAAGCAGGGCGCGCGCCTCATCATAACGTCGCTGCCCGGCCAATGAAACAAAACCCGGCACATAAATATCGGCGGGACAACCGCTCATACAGGGCGTGGTCGTCAAGGCAGTACACACGCCGGCGTCACAGCGCTTCGCAACAATGTGGGTAATAAATTCATCTTTAAAATATTGCAAGGTACAGAGAACCGGATTGGCAGCAGTCTGACCCAATCCACATAAAGAACCATGCTTCACGGTGCGCGCCAGACTTTCTAAGGTCTGCAAATCTTCCGGTTCACCACGGCCCTCTGCGATTTTCGTTACAATGGAGAGCATGGCGCGGGTTCCTACACGACAAGGCGGGCACTTCCCACAGGATTCATTTTGTGTGAAGGTTAAAAAATACTTCA
This window contains:
- the gltA gene encoding NADPH-dependent glutamate synthase produces the protein MADLRNADDALTKPKPKKVRPPRQAMPEQAPEDRARNFLEVPYGYTPELAMLEASRCLNCKKPKCVDGCPVHVDIPGFIVLVQEGKFVEAAQHLKIQNALPAICGRVCPQEEQCERLCILGIKGEPVAVGRLERFVADYERDSGTVAIPELPPRSGKKVAIIGAGPAGLTAAGDLVRMGHEVTVFEALQETGGVLVYGIPEFRLPKEIVKAEVQFLEAMGVSFVMNFVVGRNASIPELLEEEGFDAVFIGTGAGLPAFLGIPGENLVGVYSANEYLTRSNLMKSYLFPKYDTPPIRRKRVAVVGGGNVAMDSARTALRLGGDVHIVYRRAREQMPARLEEIHHAEEEGVKMKLLTNPKRILGDDNHRVIGIECIQMELGEPDESGRRRPVPVKDSEFVIDVDTVVIAIGNNPNPLIPRSMPELALSKWGTIVVDEETMATSVKGVFAAGDIVSGAATVISAMGQARTAAAAIDRYLQGDAISFVNESAQN
- a CDS encoding sulfide/dihydroorotate dehydrogenase-like FAD/NAD-binding protein; its protein translation is MELTINGQRVTAEAKETLLECALRHDIHIPHLCTHPSLPPFGACRMCMVEIEGMRGYPTACTTPVAQDMVVRTDTEPLRELRRNILGLMMLEHPSACLLCGRRDECEEFRPVAEKVGRTTGCHTCNNKELCDVRALAEDLGFSALPVPPRYHFRPLERSDPFIDRDLNLCILCGRCVRVCKHQHGKSIIDFVGRSSVARIGEAFDRSLLDADCRFCGSCVDVCPTGSLADRYAKWFGKAETWAQTSCVLCDERCTLNIGIVDEKAISVRAVDEDKPLCVLGRFATAPLMNHSERLHVPQIRVGENLREVNWDAALAHAAEKLMPYKGTSFALVCDAQLPEEHRFILKAFTEKVMDSPHYIELDANKNGSEKADLPEACKAVIAVGNLLTDAQCQRLELVLVQDAYTSVMLDKAQVVFPAAVFTETNGSIADRDKIYRPLFQVTTPPGQAKADCEIIIALAKELGAEHVVADDTVAKLTQTAAPILCEKRNTVPPAAADPKKRALFFRGHSIDALVKGLDSLPASGQRIQETTEAAVVAPVPGTPPEAFQILAKREISPNNHEIVFYAPVVAKKARAGQFAIIMADATSERVPYTLCDWDADAGTITLIVQEKGQSSRKLALMQVGDKAAHIVGPLGTPLDIKKYGTVVLLGGCYGLGAHIAIAKALKDAGNHVVIMVEARSHYLHYYENELAQVADEYIASTIDGSNGVRGHAIDVLLRRLKKGAHVDLAIAVGCPFMMKTVAAELKDIDCPVLAALNPIMLDGTGMCGACRVTVDGETKFACVDGPFFSAHQIDWEELKDRRNAYSEAEIGSLLSTEPVVRTHHAHGHGCGCGKA
- a CDS encoding FAD-dependent oxidoreductase: MDVLEKRYADARSEWNQLENSDVPILFVGAATCGRAAGADRILAALREEIAARKSDAKLVEVGCLGPCYLEPLVYVHKPGSARICYGNVTEEQARAIVDRHIYGDDPCSQWAVGIMGDAAGNGIPRFADHAVMRDQLRRIFHNCGIIDPQNFNHYLAQDGYRGFLQALEIGADKTLEAVRDSGLRGRGGAGFPTFKKWEFCRNSAGEKRFLICNCSEGDPGSFMNRTLIEGDPHAVLEGMLIAGYAMHATAGYIYCGVEYATVLKRLRLAITQMREAGLLGEHIAGSDFSFDIYVKRGAGAYVCGEETALIAAIESRRGMPRPRPPFPAASGLWGYPTTIQNVETLGNLPMILRHGAAWYKECGSENNAGTRSFSVAGSIKRPGLIEVPLGISLMDIIYKVGGGAPMGRSVKAVQTGGPSGGCIPAWRFDLPVEYEALAEAGSIMGSGGMIVLDEETCMVDLVKYFLTFTQNESCGKCPPCRVGTRAMLSIVTKIAEGRGEPEDLQTLESLARTVKHGSLCGLGQTAANPVLCTLQYFKDEFITHIVAKRCDAGVCTALTTTPCMSGCPADIYVPGFVSLAGQRRYDEARALLRERNPFASVCAYVCHQPCENRCQRGSIDEPVSIGELSRYLVTTEMQVAPPRVIANDANAKRKIAIIGGGPAGLTAAYFLARLGYKPVLYEASDSLGGMLTQTIPAFRLPREVVDQEIKMICDLGVTVEFNQRLGTNLSLSALREAGVEAVLVSSGSSIPNKLQVPGEETEGVVDAGAYLSQYNQTGTAPAGKKVVVIGGNNAALDAARTAKELGAEEVTLLYRRTRREMTAYENCIDDAEREGVTITCLAGPMAVNTEAGRVSGLRCVRMELHEYDLSGRQAPAALGDSQFEINADLVIVAVGRQPNAEFSWADPDLEMDVSGFIRVHPESQQSSIPWLFACGEAAQGARSIIEAIASGERAAAGLDHFLTGASHPFWRVQSLVDTPFDQDADFVATARLVVDRSRVEKQKDSFEEGVGIFTEENTISQALRCLRCDYCKEHQ